A single Bacillus oleivorans DNA region contains:
- a CDS encoding DUF5655 domain-containing protein, translated as MERNLEIFLGVRFLASEHSTGKRHAGRIDTLGLDENNSPVIIEYKRSVNENVINQGLFYLDWLLDHKAEFELMVMRKFGKDVSDSIDWSNPRLLCIAGGFTKYDEHAVQQINRNIELYQYKHYSDGFLLLDLVNATIQLTQIIDDSTSSSRNNRGKTVSDYLLQANTELYNWYESLKAYMLALGDDVQIKVLKNYFAFRRIKNFACVEVHPQTNKILMYLKVNLDTVAIEPGFTRDVTNIGHYGTGDLEITIDSYEDIKKAKPLINKSYDVS; from the coding sequence ATGGAAAGAAATTTAGAAATATTTTTAGGTGTTCGCTTTTTAGCATCTGAACATAGTACAGGAAAAAGGCATGCTGGTAGAATTGACACTTTGGGATTAGATGAAAATAACTCACCAGTAATCATTGAATATAAACGCTCTGTCAATGAAAATGTTATAAATCAAGGTTTGTTTTACCTTGATTGGCTTCTTGATCATAAAGCTGAATTTGAATTAATGGTTATGCGGAAATTTGGAAAAGATGTTTCTGATTCAATTGATTGGAGTAATCCCCGTTTGCTTTGTATCGCAGGTGGGTTTACAAAATATGACGAACATGCAGTCCAACAAATTAATCGTAATATCGAGCTATACCAATACAAACATTATTCTGATGGATTTTTGTTACTTGATTTAGTAAATGCGACGATTCAGTTGACACAAATTATTGATGATTCTACTTCTAGTAGCAGAAATAATAGAGGAAAAACAGTCTCTGATTATTTACTACAAGCAAATACAGAATTATATAATTGGTATGAATCTTTAAAGGCGTATATGTTGGCTTTGGGAGACGACGTTCAAATAAAGGTCTTAAAAAATTATTTCGCTTTTAGACGTATTAAAAATTTCGCATGTGTTGAAGTACATCCCCAAACAAATAAGATATTAATGTATTTAAAAGTTAATCTCGACACTGTTGCTATAGAGCCAGGTTTTACTCGAGATGTAACAAATATTGGACATTATGGAACTGGAGATTTGGAAATTACAATAGACAGTTATGAAGATATAAAGAAGGCTAAGCCTCTAATAAACAAGAGTTATGATGTTAGCTAA
- a CDS encoding type II restriction enzyme, protein MNQTDKAWYTLFERYDIVEKVNEYGFYEIKAKEIKEEREPRLMAKFDHFSNLPTLFKKHKLSILPISRSSYVIGTFEVFNKVAYDDSIRPEAIPFPTNITTIDPHNLYSESSALHCAEITGMIDEVLGEEAVQTVSGRMSSKEFDFSISTKSGYDHNVSIKNAQVEIDGGYESDSQFMIVEAKKETVDDFLIRQLYYPYRLWQEQTPKKIRPVFFTHSNDIFSFFVYEFTDPSKYNSLRLIKQKDFIIAHEELLLEDILEVYETTNLVPEPTIPFPQADKFKRVVNLLEHLIKNDLTKDFITMNYDFDSRQTNYYTDAGRYLGLIEKYSTGNGVMYRLTSRGRKIMKLPYKQKYLSLASTILEHEAFRRVFHEYIYNSEPPTRERIVEIMQSCNLFRVESGSTYWRRASTVSSWINWILDLTQV, encoded by the coding sequence ATGAACCAGACAGATAAAGCATGGTATACACTTTTTGAACGTTATGACATAGTTGAAAAGGTAAATGAATATGGCTTTTATGAAATAAAGGCTAAGGAAATTAAAGAGGAACGTGAACCACGATTAATGGCTAAGTTTGATCATTTTAGCAATTTACCAACGTTGTTTAAAAAGCATAAACTTTCCATTTTACCTATTTCGCGTTCTAGTTATGTTATTGGCACTTTTGAAGTTTTTAATAAAGTTGCGTATGACGATTCCATTAGGCCGGAGGCTATACCTTTTCCAACTAATATTACTACTATTGACCCCCATAATCTTTATTCAGAGAGTTCAGCATTACATTGTGCTGAAATAACTGGAATGATAGATGAAGTTTTGGGGGAAGAAGCTGTTCAGACTGTGAGTGGGAGAATGTCCTCTAAAGAGTTTGACTTCAGTATTAGTACTAAGAGTGGATATGACCATAATGTAAGTATTAAAAATGCACAAGTCGAAATAGACGGTGGTTACGAAAGTGATAGCCAATTTATGATAGTGGAAGCTAAAAAAGAAACTGTAGATGATTTTCTTATTAGACAGCTTTATTATCCTTATCGGTTATGGCAAGAACAAACACCTAAAAAAATTAGACCAGTGTTTTTTACTCATTCTAATGACATATTTAGCTTTTTTGTTTATGAGTTTACTGACCCCAGTAAATACAATTCTTTACGATTGATAAAACAAAAAGACTTTATTATAGCACATGAAGAATTATTGCTGGAAGATATATTAGAGGTATACGAAACAACTAATCTTGTACCTGAACCAACTATACCGTTCCCACAAGCTGATAAGTTCAAAAGGGTAGTCAATCTATTAGAACACCTAATTAAAAATGACCTTACCAAAGACTTCATAACAATGAACTATGACTTTGATAGTAGACAAACAAACTACTATACAGATGCAGGAAGATATTTAGGGCTAATAGAAAAATACTCAACTGGAAATGGAGTAATGTATCGTCTAACTAGTAGAGGTAGAAAAATAATGAAACTACCATACAAACAAAAGTATCTAAGTCTAGCTAGTACGATATTGGAACATGAAGCATTTAGAAGAGTTTTTCATGAGTATATTTATAATTCAGAACCACCAACCAGAGAACGAATAGTAGAAATCATGCAAAGCTGTAATTTATTCAGAGTGGAATCAGGTAGTACTTATTGGAGAAGGGCATCAACAGTAAGCAGTTGGATAAATTGGATATTGGATTTAACACAAGTTTAA
- a CDS encoding TRAP transporter small permease has product MERITKLETLLMVPLFLIGMCVCIFGVFMRYILNNPVHWIEEIFALTIVWSIFIGFSTALKNNNHIALDLLYAFLPKRVQRFLDLVGYTIGMMFSIFFIYYGFQMVFEAYRVGGVSLEAKIPLWIESMIMPIGGLLLFLAYLEKLINYFSIKNKKIEEEKNHGIFTG; this is encoded by the coding sequence ATGGAAAGGATAACTAAGTTAGAAACTTTGCTTATGGTTCCTTTATTTCTAATTGGAATGTGCGTCTGTATATTTGGTGTATTTATGAGATATATTCTTAATAATCCAGTACATTGGATCGAAGAGATATTTGCTCTTACAATCGTTTGGTCTATTTTCATTGGATTTAGCACTGCATTAAAAAATAATAATCACATTGCACTAGATCTCTTATATGCGTTCCTTCCTAAAAGGGTGCAACGGTTTTTAGATCTGGTTGGATATACCATTGGTATGATGTTCTCAATATTTTTTATCTATTATGGATTTCAGATGGTCTTTGAAGCATATAGAGTTGGAGGGGTTTCATTAGAAGCTAAAATCCCTCTTTGGATTGAATCCATGATTATGCCAATTGGGGGACTCCTTTTATTTCTAGCATATCTTGAAAAGCTCATAAATTATTTTTCAATCAAAAATAAGAAAATAGAAGAGGAGAAGAATCATGGAATTTTTACAGGATAA
- a CDS encoding DNA-methyltransferase, whose protein sequence is MKKIGNDVILLNDDCIQAMKKIKSESIDMIFADPPYFLSNGGISCKSGKIVSVDKGDWDKETDRNKIDRFNYEWIKECKRILNKNGTLWITGTFHNIFSVGQALTYQKYKILNSIVWQKEDPPPNMSHRMFTHAWEHIIWAKKNDQSKQIFNYEIMCKLNNGLQMTDIWKIPAVQKNEKTFGYHPTQKPLELLNRIILASTNKNQIILDPFCGSGTTGVAAITLGRKFIGIEKEEQFVKLSERRINKVLNKNKSYLQT, encoded by the coding sequence ATGAAAAAAATAGGTAATGATGTTATTTTGCTCAATGATGACTGTATCCAGGCAATGAAAAAAATTAAATCAGAATCAATTGACATGATTTTCGCGGACCCTCCATACTTTTTATCAAATGGGGGAATATCATGTAAATCTGGGAAGATTGTTAGTGTAGATAAAGGAGATTGGGACAAAGAAACCGATCGAAATAAAATTGATCGATTCAATTATGAATGGATAAAGGAGTGTAAAAGGATTTTAAATAAGAATGGGACTTTATGGATTACAGGGACTTTCCACAATATATTTTCTGTTGGACAGGCATTAACTTATCAAAAGTACAAAATTTTAAACAGTATTGTTTGGCAGAAAGAGGATCCACCACCGAATATGAGTCATAGAATGTTTACTCACGCATGGGAACATATAATATGGGCTAAAAAGAATGACCAAAGCAAGCAAATATTCAACTATGAAATAATGTGTAAATTAAATAACGGATTACAAATGACAGATATATGGAAAATTCCAGCCGTTCAGAAAAATGAAAAAACCTTCGGCTATCACCCCACACAAAAGCCCCTTGAATTACTCAACAGAATTATCTTAGCTTCTACAAATAAAAATCAAATTATCTTAGATCCCTTTTGCGGAAGTGGAACTACTGGTGTTGCAGCAATTACACTAGGCAGGAAATTCATTGGAATTGAAAAGGAAGAACAATTTGTCAAATTAAGTGAGAGGAGAATAAATAAAGTTTTAAATAAAAATAAATCATATTTACAAACTTAA
- a CDS encoding TRAP transporter substrate-binding protein, with the protein MRFRRMFVITISICFLLTLSACGNSESSNSQYSVDEIIITHVAPESTAKHQGALAMKTKIEEASGGAIEVKLYSNGSLYNDKNEFENLLSNNVQFIMPDMSKLVKYEPAFDMASLPLAFSSDQAAAAFWDGEHGQKIMGKIEKEGVKALAMWPNGFRVLTNNVRPVKTPEDFKGLKIRTSSGQVLADVFELLDAGTVSLPFGEVYTALQQGTVDGQENTLSSVASAKFDEVQKYLTINEFSRVDYVLLTNTEFWDSLDEKTRKVIQEGIDAGTKTAREEVARLNEEGLEKMKERGIIEIYELSDSEKEQFRELFQPIYDKYTPIFGEDVIEDALSR; encoded by the coding sequence ATGAGATTTCGAAGGATGTTTGTAATCACTATTTCAATCTGTTTTTTGCTCACACTTAGTGCATGCGGAAATAGTGAAAGCAGTAACAGCCAATACTCGGTCGATGAAATCATTATTACACATGTAGCACCTGAAAGCACAGCTAAGCATCAAGGTGCACTTGCGATGAAAACAAAGATTGAAGAAGCTTCAGGTGGTGCAATCGAAGTAAAACTCTATTCAAACGGATCCCTTTATAATGATAAAAATGAATTTGAAAATCTCCTTTCCAATAACGTTCAGTTTATAATGCCCGACATGTCAAAATTAGTAAAATACGAACCAGCTTTTGATATGGCCTCCTTGCCTTTAGCATTTAGTTCGGATCAAGCGGCAGCAGCCTTCTGGGATGGTGAACATGGACAAAAAATAATGGGAAAAATTGAAAAAGAGGGTGTTAAAGCCCTTGCCATGTGGCCAAATGGATTTCGAGTATTAACCAATAATGTACGTCCTGTTAAAACACCTGAAGATTTTAAAGGCTTAAAAATAAGAACATCAAGTGGGCAAGTACTAGCAGATGTATTTGAGTTGTTAGATGCTGGTACGGTATCACTTCCATTCGGCGAAGTTTATACAGCGTTACAACAAGGAACTGTAGATGGTCAAGAAAATACATTAAGCAGTGTTGCTTCAGCTAAATTTGATGAGGTTCAGAAGTATCTTACAATTAATGAATTTAGCAGGGTAGATTATGTTTTGCTTACCAATACTGAATTTTGGGATAGCTTGGATGAAAAAACAAGAAAAGTCATTCAAGAAGGAATTGATGCCGGGACCAAAACAGCGAGAGAAGAAGTTGCAAGACTAAATGAAGAAGGGCTAGAAAAAATGAAAGAAAGAGGCATAATAGAGATTTATGAATTATCAGATTCGGAAAAAGAGCAATTTAGAGAGTTATTTCAACCCATCTATGATAAATATACACCTATATTCGGTGAAGACGTCATTGAGGATGCTTTGAGTCGTTAA
- a CDS encoding TRAP transporter large permease — MEFLQDNATIVLFGSFIILLLIRVPIGISLGVSSILGLFLINYNLQTIPYNMFSAINSVTLMAIPGFIFAGLLMAKGGISFHLIEALKSWVGHLRGGMAIVSILACMIFAAISGSSPATAAAIGSIMIPAMIKTGYTKQYAMGLVAAAGTLGILIPPSIALILYGSIAEESISDLFIAGIIPGIMLGIMLIIFAIVYAKVKNLGGLEKASWEDRLKKTGKASWGFLLPIIILGGIYSGAVTPTEASIVAVFYSIIISFFVYKDMTKKLFIEIVKESINTTAMIFLIIASALIFSTFLAIEQIPQAFSEWVAANSANKWIFLLGINLMFIVLGMFLEAVAIILITLPILLPVLVQFDISLIHFAIIMTINLELAMISPPVGLNLFVVSGVTKEKIGSVVKGVIPFFLIIVLGLILVTIIPEISLILIN; from the coding sequence ATGGAATTTTTACAGGATAATGCAACGATAGTTCTATTTGGTTCATTCATCATTCTTCTTCTAATTCGTGTACCTATTGGCATTAGTCTTGGTGTATCGAGTATCTTAGGTTTATTTCTGATTAACTATAACTTGCAAACGATCCCTTATAATATGTTTTCAGCTATTAACAGTGTTACCCTTATGGCAATTCCTGGTTTTATATTTGCTGGCCTATTGATGGCTAAAGGAGGAATCTCCTTTCATCTTATTGAAGCTCTCAAGTCATGGGTCGGTCATTTAAGAGGCGGGATGGCTATCGTATCTATTCTCGCTTGTATGATATTTGCCGCAATATCAGGATCAAGCCCTGCAACTGCGGCAGCTATAGGTTCTATTATGATTCCGGCGATGATAAAGACAGGGTATACCAAACAATATGCGATGGGTCTGGTAGCAGCTGCAGGAACGTTAGGAATCTTAATTCCGCCATCGATTGCCCTTATTCTTTATGGATCTATAGCAGAAGAATCAATAAGTGATTTATTTATCGCTGGTATTATCCCCGGCATTATGTTGGGGATTATGTTAATAATATTTGCAATCGTATATGCCAAGGTAAAAAACCTCGGAGGACTAGAAAAAGCTAGCTGGGAAGATAGATTAAAAAAGACAGGGAAAGCATCGTGGGGCTTTTTGTTACCCATCATTATTCTAGGCGGAATATACTCAGGTGCAGTTACTCCTACTGAGGCATCTATTGTGGCCGTATTTTATTCTATAATCATATCTTTTTTTGTCTATAAAGATATGACAAAAAAACTTTTCATTGAAATTGTAAAAGAATCAATTAATACTACAGCTATGATTTTTCTAATTATAGCATCGGCATTAATATTTTCGACCTTCCTTGCAATTGAACAAATACCTCAAGCTTTTTCAGAGTGGGTTGCAGCAAATAGTGCCAATAAATGGATATTCTTACTAGGCATTAACCTAATGTTCATCGTGCTGGGAATGTTCTTGGAGGCAGTAGCCATCATTCTAATTACATTACCTATTTTGTTGCCGGTTTTAGTACAATTCGATATTAGCTTAATCCATTTTGCTATTATCATGACGATTAATTTGGAATTGGCAATGATCAGTCCTCCAGTCGGATTAAATCTATTTGTTGTCAGTGGAGTTACGAAGGAGAAAATTGGATCGGTCGTTAAAGGGGTTATACCATTTTTCTTAATTATTGTGTTAGGTTTAATCCTCGTGACGATCATCCCTGAAATCTCATTAATATTAATCAATTAA
- a CDS encoding YwbE family protein → MSGQNRNDVLPGMTVDIVLKKDQKTGHLTRGIVKDILTKSGTHPHGIKVRLTDGQIGRVKEIHS, encoded by the coding sequence ATGAGCGGTCAAAATCGGAATGATGTTTTACCAGGCATGACGGTTGATATCGTTTTAAAAAAGGATCAAAAAACGGGTCATCTTACGAGGGGGATTGTGAAAGATATTCTCACCAAATCAGGCACTCATCCCCACGGTATTAAAGTCAGGCTGACAGATGGGCAGATTGGACGCGTTAAGGAAATTCACTCATAA
- a CDS encoding amino acid permease, with product MHEEKLARGLKNRHVQLIAIGGAIGTGLFLGAGKSIHLAGPSILFAYIITGIFAFLIMRSLGELLLTNLEYNSFIDIVQDYLGNLPAFITGWTYWFSWITIAMADLTAVGLYTQYWLPDVPQWIPGLIALVILLIMNLTTVKLFGEMEFWFALIKVIAILGLIVIGVFMILRGFSTDAGPSSFTNLWTHGGLFPNGMTGFILSFQMVVFAFAGVELVGLTAGETENPEYVMPKAINNIPIRILIFYVGALVVIMSIYPWTAVDPLESPFVQVFVAVGITAAAGIINFVVLTSAASAGNSAIFSTSRMMYSLSKEKNAPERFSKLNNRKVPSNALFLSTVVILIAVVLNYVMPEGVFTLVSSVATVCFIWIWGILVISHLKYRKTKPELAKVNKFKMPFFPLSNYLTLAFLAFILVVLALAEDTRVALFITPVWFILLIVLYRLRGARY from the coding sequence ATGCATGAAGAAAAACTTGCGAGGGGTTTGAAAAATAGGCATGTACAGCTAATCGCGATTGGCGGTGCGATTGGGACTGGTTTATTTCTTGGGGCAGGGAAATCGATTCATTTAGCGGGACCCTCCATTCTATTTGCCTACATAATCACTGGGATTTTTGCCTTTTTGATTATGCGCTCACTTGGAGAATTACTCTTAACTAATTTAGAGTACAATTCCTTTATTGACATTGTTCAGGACTATTTAGGTAATTTGCCTGCTTTTATCACGGGCTGGACCTATTGGTTTAGCTGGATTACCATCGCAATGGCTGACTTAACAGCTGTTGGACTTTATACTCAATATTGGCTTCCTGATGTACCTCAATGGATTCCAGGATTAATTGCACTTGTCATTTTACTGATTATGAACCTGACTACCGTAAAGCTTTTTGGCGAAATGGAATTTTGGTTCGCCCTTATTAAGGTCATCGCAATCCTGGGTTTAATTGTCATTGGAGTCTTCATGATTCTGAGAGGCTTCTCAACCGATGCGGGACCATCCAGTTTCACCAACCTATGGACACATGGCGGATTGTTCCCAAATGGAATGACTGGGTTTATCCTTTCCTTTCAAATGGTGGTGTTTGCGTTTGCTGGTGTTGAACTTGTAGGGCTAACAGCTGGGGAAACGGAAAATCCAGAATATGTGATGCCAAAAGCAATCAATAATATCCCGATTCGGATTTTAATTTTCTACGTCGGTGCCTTGGTTGTTATTATGAGTATATATCCGTGGACTGCCGTCGATCCACTGGAAAGCCCATTCGTCCAAGTCTTCGTGGCTGTTGGGATTACTGCTGCAGCTGGTATTATAAATTTTGTCGTTTTAACATCCGCGGCTTCGGCAGGAAACAGCGCGATTTTTAGTACAAGCAGGATGATGTACTCACTTTCCAAAGAAAAAAATGCACCCGAACGATTTTCAAAACTGAATAACCGTAAAGTCCCATCCAATGCATTATTCCTTTCAACAGTCGTTATTCTAATTGCCGTCGTATTGAACTATGTCATGCCAGAAGGAGTATTCACACTGGTTTCAAGTGTAGCTACCGTTTGCTTCATTTGGATTTGGGGAATTTTAGTCATCAGCCACCTAAAATACCGCAAAACCAAGCCAGAACTAGCAAAAGTAAATAAATTCAAAATGCCTTTTTTCCCATTGTCAAACTACCTAACCCTTGCTTTCCTAGCATTTATCCTTGTCGTCCTTGCTCTAGCAGAAGATACACGTGTCGCCCTGTTTATTACCCCTGTTTGGTTTATTTTACTGATTGTCCTTTATAGATTGCGCGGGGCAAGATATTGA
- a CDS encoding DNA adenine methylase codes for MASKIKNKLLQPYLKWAGGKRQLLPEIRKYIPKKFNTYYEPFVGAGAVLFDLQPNKAVINDVNEELVNTYNVIKDKDSLGRLIDKLNEHQEKNDKDYFYKIRDKDRKEEYKSMNDIERAARLIYLNKTCFNGLFRVNSQGQFNVPFGNYKNPQIVNEIVLKAVHNYIQSAEVKILNQDFEEAVSTAKNGDFVYFDPPYDPVSDTSSFTGYSLDGFNKDDQLRLRDLCVDLEKRGCKFLLSNSATDWIKEKYEEKGFHIEIVSASRNINSVASKRGKIDEVLVMNYEPDR; via the coding sequence ATGGCTTCAAAGATTAAAAACAAACTACTTCAACCTTATCTAAAGTGGGCTGGTGGTAAACGTCAATTACTACCGGAGATTAGAAAGTATATTCCAAAGAAATTTAATACGTATTACGAACCGTTTGTTGGTGCTGGTGCTGTATTGTTTGACCTACAGCCTAATAAGGCAGTTATTAATGATGTTAATGAAGAATTGGTTAATACGTATAATGTAATTAAAGACAAAGATAGTCTTGGTAGATTAATAGATAAATTAAATGAACATCAAGAAAAAAACGATAAGGATTACTTCTATAAAATTCGTGATAAGGATAGAAAAGAAGAATATAAATCCATGAATGACATTGAAAGAGCAGCAAGATTGATTTACTTAAACAAAACTTGTTTTAATGGTTTATTCCGGGTAAACAGTCAAGGCCAGTTTAATGTACCTTTTGGTAACTATAAAAATCCTCAAATAGTAAATGAAATAGTACTAAAGGCAGTGCATAATTATATACAGTCTGCTGAAGTAAAAATTCTAAATCAAGACTTTGAAGAAGCTGTAAGTACTGCTAAAAATGGGGATTTTGTCTATTTTGACCCACCATATGACCCAGTCTCAGATACTTCTTCATTTACTGGATACAGTTTAGACGGATTTAATAAGGATGACCAGCTTAGACTAAGAGACCTATGTGTTGATTTGGAAAAGCGAGGTTGTAAATTTTTATTAAGCAACTCAGCTACTGATTGGATTAAAGAAAAATATGAAGAAAAAGGATTCCATATTGAAATAGTATCAGCTAGTAGAAACATCAACTCTGTTGCGTCAAAACGTGGAAAAATTGATGAAGTGTTGGTGATGAATTATGAACCAGACAGATAA
- a CDS encoding N-acyl-D-amino-acid deacylase family protein codes for MRKKNALTLWMIALLVMGSILPFTMKGSTANADETVYDIILKNGTIMDGTGSPSYQADVGLKNGYIYKIGDLSKEHGAEEVDVKGLVVAPGFIDVHSHADEEFLPFAKSSLTQGVTTEILNPDGFGSADITEKFELEEKGLAINVGAYLGFNAVWEEVVGESDRRPTEAEYKEMQALIEKGLADGAWGISSGLTYTPGAFAQTEEIIEVVKAAEKWRTNFPSHIRNENNLVVEATAEIIEIGEKAGLVPVITHMKVMGPDNWGRSAETIGLIDAAIERGTYTAADVYPYLASQTGINAIVPNWAEDGGRQAMLDRFKDPELRAQITDEIEELILDRGESAADVYFPEKRQNLQQFADSQGVRPGEAVIRILETEGDIRTIYYFGKEEDFKRILQHPNVAVASDGGVSESASIHPRRYGTQPRVLGKYVREEGYITLEEAVYKMTGLPATMIGMTDRGLLKEGMVADITVFDPNTVSDLATFDVPKQYSQGMKYVYVNGQLALEDGEVTGVHAGKFLKRTANMPSRPESFSKDTKLEVKGKLLAIDGPRNGKKPSIELSINQEAYGDATGTFSFEDPANGIKIENVQLGQVQTLNDDWASLTGVGVVDDSDEVKAFSVIIDKDDPMVAGMKATVTIQIEGGYEVKGVLVPGKVGIEISDNK; via the coding sequence TTGAGAAAAAAGAATGCATTGACTCTATGGATGATTGCGTTGCTAGTGATGGGCAGTATTTTGCCATTTACTATGAAAGGTTCAACGGCTAATGCAGATGAAACGGTCTATGATATCATCCTGAAGAACGGAACCATTATGGATGGGACAGGCAGTCCTTCCTATCAAGCAGATGTTGGTTTGAAAAATGGCTACATCTATAAGATTGGCGATCTATCAAAGGAACACGGGGCTGAAGAGGTTGATGTCAAAGGCCTTGTCGTTGCACCTGGTTTCATAGATGTCCACAGCCATGCCGATGAGGAGTTTCTTCCATTTGCAAAAAGCTCTTTAACACAAGGTGTCACAACTGAGATTCTAAACCCAGACGGCTTTGGCAGTGCCGATATTACAGAAAAATTTGAACTCGAAGAAAAAGGTTTAGCGATTAATGTGGGAGCTTACCTTGGTTTCAATGCGGTGTGGGAAGAAGTCGTCGGGGAAAGTGACCGCCGCCCTACCGAAGCCGAATACAAGGAAATGCAGGCTCTAATTGAAAAAGGCCTGGCAGACGGAGCTTGGGGAATCTCCTCCGGCTTAACCTACACACCTGGGGCATTCGCCCAGACTGAAGAAATTATTGAAGTCGTAAAGGCTGCTGAAAAATGGAGAACCAACTTCCCGAGCCACATTCGTAATGAAAATAACCTGGTTGTTGAGGCGACCGCAGAAATTATTGAAATCGGCGAAAAAGCAGGTCTTGTTCCAGTCATTACCCATATGAAGGTCATGGGACCTGACAATTGGGGCAGATCGGCAGAAACAATCGGTCTTATTGATGCAGCAATTGAGCGAGGCACTTATACCGCTGCCGATGTCTACCCTTACTTAGCCAGTCAGACTGGAATTAATGCAATCGTGCCAAACTGGGCTGAAGATGGCGGCAGACAAGCCATGCTCGATCGCTTCAAAGACCCTGAGCTGCGTGCACAAATCACCGATGAAATCGAAGAATTGATTTTAGACAGAGGCGAAAGTGCAGCAGATGTCTACTTCCCAGAGAAGCGGCAAAACCTGCAACAATTCGCTGACAGCCAAGGCGTTCGTCCGGGCGAAGCAGTCATCAGAATCTTAGAAACAGAAGGCGACATCCGCACGATCTACTATTTTGGGAAAGAAGAAGATTTCAAGCGAATTCTCCAACATCCAAACGTTGCCGTTGCATCGGATGGCGGCGTATCAGAATCAGCCAGCATCCACCCAAGACGATACGGCACACAGCCAAGAGTACTCGGAAAATATGTTCGTGAAGAAGGCTATATCACTCTAGAAGAAGCCGTATACAAAATGACCGGACTTCCAGCCACCATGATTGGTATGACAGACCGAGGCCTATTAAAAGAAGGAATGGTTGCCGACATCACCGTATTTGATCCAAACACAGTTTCAGACCTCGCAACCTTCGACGTACCAAAGCAATACTCACAAGGGATGAAGTACGTGTATGTAAACGGTCAATTAGCACTAGAAGACGGTGAAGTAACCGGCGTACATGCAGGTAAATTCCTCAAACGCACAGCCAACATGCCAAGCCGCCCAGAATCCTTCAGCAAAGATACAAAACTTGAAGTCAAAGGAAAGCTCTTAGCAATCGATGGACCAAGAAACGGCAAAAAGCCATCCATCGAATTATCAATCAATCAAGAAGCCTATGGGGATGCAACGGGTACCTTCTCTTTTGAAGACCCAGCCAACGGAATTAAAATCGAAAATGTTCAGCTTGGACAGGTCCAGACATTAAACGACGATTGGGCTAGTCTTACTGGGGTTGGGGTTGTTGATGATTCCGATGAAGTTAAAGCTTTTTCGGTTATCATTGATAAAGACGATCCGATGGTAGCTGGCATGAAAGCGACTGTTACGATTCAGATTGAAGGTGGGTATGAGGTTAAAGGGGTGTTGGTGCCTGGGAAGGTAGGGATCGAAATTTCCGATAACAAATAA